In a single window of the Prochlorococcus marinus str. AS9601 genome:
- the msrA gene encoding peptide-methionine (S)-S-oxide reductase MsrA, whose product MKYLLPLIVAFSLFMTPVNAFADELILAGGCFWCLEHDLESLKGINFVQSGYSGGDLQNPTYENHEGYQEVVLIDYDSNLVTLPEILRLYFRNIDPLDGKGQFCDRGDSYRPVIFFKDATEKSDAINAIVSASNELRVPIEKISVELKSKGQFWLAEEYHQDFAERNELKYKFYRFSCGRDQRLDKLWGDNARSINIWNE is encoded by the coding sequence ATGAAATATTTGTTACCTCTAATAGTCGCTTTTTCACTATTTATGACCCCTGTCAACGCTTTTGCAGATGAATTGATTCTTGCAGGAGGTTGTTTTTGGTGCTTAGAACATGATTTAGAGTCTTTAAAGGGGATAAATTTTGTTCAAAGTGGCTATTCAGGTGGAGATTTGCAAAATCCTACTTACGAAAATCATGAAGGATATCAAGAAGTGGTTTTGATCGACTATGACTCCAATTTGGTAACTTTACCCGAGATACTTAGGCTCTATTTCAGAAATATTGATCCTCTGGACGGCAAAGGTCAATTTTGTGATCGTGGAGATTCATATAGGCCAGTAATCTTTTTCAAAGATGCAACTGAGAAAAGTGATGCAATAAATGCAATTGTTTCGGCCTCCAATGAGTTGAGAGTGCCAATAGAAAAAATATCTGTAGAGTTAAAATCAAAAGGTCAATTTTGGTTGGCTGAAGAATATCATCAGGATTTTGCTGAGAGAAATGAATTAAAATACAAATTCTATAGATTCTCATGTGGTAGAGATCAAAGGTTGGATAAATTATGGGGTGATAACGCTAGATCGATAAATATTTGGAATGAATGA
- the lpxB gene encoding lipid-A-disaccharide synthase: MNKKIFISTGEVSGDLHGSLLSKALLEEAKKKFIDLEICGLGGERMKKEGVKILQDTTSISAIGIWEALPLILPTIRIQKRFYKLLKKNPPDCLILIDYMGPNIKIGTKLKRSKTNVPIFYYIAPQEWAWRVGNNTTTNLIKFSDKIFAIFKKEAVFYKKRGGNVLWVGHPMIDLTKKLPLKKNARTILNLRPDQNILLLMPASRPQELRYILPTFMRAAKKLQQKYPSLVVYIPSCRRAFDEIFKKAFRKYQVKGLVISQKDSAKLKPYIYSLTKIAFCKSGTVNMELALYGIPQIVGYRVSRVTAFIAKKILNFKVRFISPVNLLVNKLIIPEFVQKEFDENKIFYKSCRILEGKSEKIKIKKGYAFLKKELGEEGVVQRTAKEIINSII, translated from the coding sequence ATGAATAAAAAGATATTTATAAGTACTGGAGAAGTATCTGGTGATTTGCACGGAAGTTTGTTATCAAAAGCATTATTAGAGGAAGCTAAAAAGAAATTCATAGATTTAGAAATTTGCGGATTAGGTGGTGAAAGGATGAAGAAAGAAGGTGTAAAAATTCTTCAAGATACTACATCAATTAGTGCAATAGGGATTTGGGAGGCTTTACCTCTTATTCTTCCAACAATAAGAATTCAAAAAAGGTTCTATAAATTACTAAAAAAAAATCCGCCTGATTGCTTAATTTTGATTGACTATATGGGCCCCAATATAAAAATTGGAACTAAATTAAAAAGATCGAAGACTAATGTTCCAATTTTTTACTATATCGCGCCTCAAGAGTGGGCTTGGAGGGTTGGCAACAATACTACGACAAATCTAATAAAATTTTCTGATAAAATTTTTGCGATTTTCAAGAAAGAAGCAGTTTTTTATAAAAAAAGGGGTGGAAATGTTTTGTGGGTTGGTCATCCAATGATTGATTTGACAAAAAAACTTCCTTTAAAGAAAAATGCCAGAACTATTCTGAATCTTCGCCCAGATCAAAACATTCTACTTTTGATGCCCGCATCAAGACCTCAAGAATTACGATATATTTTACCTACTTTTATGAGAGCGGCTAAAAAATTACAACAAAAATATCCAAGTTTGGTTGTCTATATTCCCTCCTGTAGGAGGGCTTTTGATGAAATATTCAAAAAAGCCTTCAGGAAATATCAAGTTAAAGGTCTTGTTATTTCTCAAAAAGATAGTGCAAAATTAAAGCCTTATATTTATTCGCTTACTAAAATTGCTTTTTGTAAATCTGGGACAGTTAATATGGAATTAGCTTTATATGGAATTCCACAGATTGTTGGTTATAGAGTAAGTAGGGTAACTGCTTTTATTGCTAAAAAAATACTCAATTTCAAAGTAAGATTTATCTCCCCTGTAAATTTATTAGTTAATAAATTAATAATTCCTGAATTTGTACAGAAAGAGTTTGACGAAAATAAAATCTTCTATAAATCTTGCAGGATTCTAGAGGGAAAGTCAGAAAAGATAAAAATAAAAAAAGGTTATGCTTTTTTAAAAAAAGAATTAGGTGAAGAAGGTGTAGTCCAAAGAACTGCAAAAGAGATTATTAATTCTATTATTTGA
- the lpxA gene encoding acyl-ACP--UDP-N-acetylglucosamine O-acyltransferase, whose amino-acid sequence MENKNTESKSIFSGVKIHPNAFVDPKAELHDGVIIAQGAIIGPDVTIGKGTEIGPNAVITGRTKIGINNKVFPNVFIGLDPQDLKYKGAFTEVIIGDNNTFRECVTINKATDEGEKTIIGNNNLLMAYSHIGHNCELANGIVLSNSVQVAGHVKIEEKAIIGGCLGIHQFVHIGYLAMIGGMTRVDRDVPPFCLAEGHPGRLRGLNRIGIKRSGLMENKDFDFKLLQSTWNLLFKSSDTITNSLEKAMNRELDLSSSKLCNFLKESISKERRGPMPVVNL is encoded by the coding sequence ATGGAAAATAAAAATACTGAATCAAAGTCAATCTTTAGTGGTGTTAAAATTCACCCAAACGCTTTTGTTGATCCAAAGGCAGAACTGCATGATGGGGTCATTATCGCTCAAGGAGCTATTATCGGTCCTGATGTGACTATTGGGAAAGGAACGGAGATAGGACCGAATGCTGTTATTACTGGAAGAACTAAAATTGGAATAAACAATAAAGTTTTCCCTAATGTGTTTATAGGACTTGATCCCCAAGATCTTAAATATAAGGGGGCATTTACCGAAGTAATCATTGGAGATAATAATACTTTTAGAGAATGCGTAACTATAAATAAGGCAACTGATGAAGGAGAGAAAACTATTATTGGTAATAATAATTTGTTAATGGCTTACTCCCACATTGGCCATAATTGTGAACTTGCAAATGGGATAGTTTTATCAAATAGTGTTCAAGTTGCAGGCCATGTAAAGATTGAAGAAAAAGCTATTATTGGTGGCTGTTTAGGTATCCACCAATTTGTACATATTGGATATTTGGCAATGATTGGAGGAATGACAAGAGTAGATAGGGATGTACCTCCTTTTTGTTTGGCAGAAGGACATCCAGGAAGATTAAGAGGTTTGAATAGGATTGGAATTAAAAGAAGTGGTTTGATGGAAAACAAAGATTTTGATTTTAAATTACTTCAAAGTACTTGGAATCTTCTTTTTAAATCTAGCGATACTATTACAAATTCATTAGAAAAAGCCATGAACAGAGAATTAGATCTTTCATCTTCAAAATTATGTAATTTTTTAAAAGAGTCAATATCTAAAGAAAGACGAGGACCAATGCCAGTAGTGAATTTATGA
- the fabZ gene encoding 3-hydroxyacyl-ACP dehydratase FabZ: MEKKLSSENNQLSSENILGLLPHRYPFALVDKVIENIPGERAVAVKNVTINEPQFQGHFPERPLMPGVLIVESMAQVGGIIVTQMQNLPKGLFVFAGINNVKFRKPVVPGDQLIISCDLLSIKRQRFGKVKGEAHVDGKLVCSGELMFSLVD, translated from the coding sequence TTGGAAAAGAAATTATCCAGTGAAAATAATCAACTCTCATCTGAGAACATACTAGGTTTATTACCTCACAGATATCCCTTTGCTCTTGTAGATAAAGTCATAGAGAATATTCCTGGGGAGAGAGCTGTTGCAGTAAAAAATGTAACTATAAATGAGCCTCAATTTCAGGGCCATTTTCCTGAAAGGCCCTTAATGCCAGGAGTACTCATTGTTGAATCAATGGCTCAAGTTGGGGGAATCATAGTAACCCAGATGCAGAATCTTCCTAAAGGACTTTTCGTCTTTGCTGGAATCAATAATGTTAAATTCAGAAAACCTGTTGTACCTGGAGATCAATTGATAATTTCTTGTGATTTATTAAGTATTAAAAGACAAAGATTTGGCAAAGTTAAAGGTGAGGCTCATGTTGATGGGAAGTTGGTTTGTTCTGGAGAATTAATGTTCTCATTAGTCGACTAA
- the lpxC gene encoding UDP-3-O-acyl-N-acetylglucosamine deacetylase, giving the protein MFSWPANYDHCYTLAGVISREGIGLHSGEKTRVIISSYEKEGFYISFRDKPDEIFKLTQDLIGSTMLCTAVKLGGRNLYTIEHLLSSMAGCGLSYIHIEVDGKEIPLLDGSAIQWVRDFEEVGIKKAPRPDNFFREINKSIILNKEDSVIAATPSEKTTIISTISFDYKAIGNQTFVIDLNPKSFVEKIAPARTFGFKDQFQELSELGLIKGGSLENALVCDGEKWVNPPLRFDNEPIRHKILDLIGDLALVGLPKAQILVYKGSHSLNALLASSLKN; this is encoded by the coding sequence GTGTTTTCTTGGCCTGCTAATTATGATCATTGTTATACCCTGGCGGGTGTTATCTCCAGAGAAGGTATAGGCCTACACAGTGGAGAAAAAACGAGAGTTATAATTTCCTCTTATGAGAAAGAAGGGTTTTATATATCTTTCAGGGATAAACCAGACGAGATTTTTAAGTTAACTCAGGATTTAATTGGAAGTACGATGCTTTGTACAGCTGTTAAATTAGGGGGTAGAAATTTGTATACTATCGAACATTTATTATCATCAATGGCAGGTTGTGGATTGAGTTATATACATATTGAAGTTGACGGGAAAGAGATTCCTCTTTTAGATGGATCGGCAATTCAGTGGGTTAGAGATTTTGAAGAAGTAGGGATAAAAAAAGCTCCTAGACCAGATAATTTCTTTCGAGAGATTAATAAATCAATAATTTTAAATAAAGAAGACTCAGTTATAGCAGCAACTCCTTCTGAAAAAACTACAATTATATCTACCATAAGTTTTGACTATAAAGCAATTGGAAATCAAACTTTTGTGATTGATTTAAATCCAAAAAGTTTTGTTGAAAAGATTGCTCCTGCCAGAACATTTGGTTTTAAAGATCAATTTCAAGAGTTAAGTGAACTTGGATTAATAAAAGGAGGAAGTTTGGAAAATGCGCTTGTTTGTGACGGTGAAAAATGGGTTAATCCACCATTAAGATTTGATAATGAACCAATAAGACATAAAATTTTAGACCTTATTGGGGACTTGGCTTTGGTAGGGTTACCTAAGGCTCAAATTTTAGTATATAAAGGGTCACACTCTTTAAATGCTTTATTAGCCTCATCGCTAAAAAATTAA
- a CDS encoding BamA/TamA family outer membrane protein: MQKHFLKFGKVFTNVACSPLILISNNSELAAKFLPNDVDQSIKTLDIQNINNGLFQGIDTKQEKNFLLAENKNDITEESVLISEIIIEGWENHPEGRKLELAAYDSMSIKPGSIVDNRILNQDLNAIYASGWFSGVKIKSQEGPLGVRLIVNVVPNPILKKVELQPVNSVISNEYVDDIFNNYYGTTLNLNEFQNKIQIIKKRYEKEGYSLARINGPDRISDNGVIALKVSEGIISDVKIRFPDSDGEFVTDGKPRKGKTKDWVIKRELKTQPGSIFNRKILEADIGRLYATSLFDDVKVSLGPDDLNPDQVIIFLDVSEQRTGSLTGGLGYSNSSGIFATIGLQETNALGRAWSTNLNLNFGEYSTTYNFSLSDPWIKGDKHKTSFRTNIFLSRDYPQEFKSEKHGKLYSVDDQIPSSSDSFSSIVLEKTGGGFSFSRPFNGGDPFKISKWRILAGMNFKKVKMIDGDGNKKPYGDRTPTTTRNNISDIICIGFTPNDDSCPEENTLVSVIASTSRNNLNNSINPTAGNKFSFGTEQFFSMGENSPTFNRMRASYSFFIPTKLINLTKACKSSNANSEDCPQAIGFQFKAGTILGELPPYEAFCMGGTSSVRGWGSCDLAVSRSFVEGTVEYRFPVWRMISGALFVDGGSDLGSQKDVPGKPGKLLKKSGSGFSLGGGVGVKTPIGPLRLDFASKDLSGDWRYTLGVGWKF, translated from the coding sequence ATGCAAAAACATTTTTTAAAATTTGGAAAGGTTTTCACAAATGTTGCCTGCTCTCCTTTGATTTTGATATCAAATAATTCAGAACTGGCCGCTAAGTTCTTGCCAAATGATGTTGATCAATCAATAAAAACCTTAGACATACAAAATATTAATAATGGTTTATTTCAAGGGATTGATACTAAACAAGAGAAAAATTTTCTTCTTGCAGAAAATAAAAATGATATTACTGAAGAAAGTGTTCTTATCTCAGAAATAATTATCGAAGGTTGGGAAAATCATCCTGAGGGTAGAAAACTAGAATTGGCTGCATATGACTCTATGAGCATAAAACCTGGAAGTATTGTTGATAATCGAATTTTAAATCAAGACCTAAATGCAATATATGCTAGTGGTTGGTTTTCAGGAGTCAAAATAAAATCTCAAGAAGGGCCACTAGGCGTGAGGCTGATTGTAAATGTAGTGCCTAATCCAATCTTGAAGAAAGTTGAACTTCAACCAGTTAACTCTGTAATCTCTAATGAATACGTAGATGATATTTTTAATAACTATTATGGGACAACTCTGAACTTAAATGAATTTCAAAATAAGATACAAATAATAAAAAAACGTTATGAAAAAGAGGGTTATTCTTTAGCTAGAATTAATGGCCCCGATAGAATCTCAGACAACGGAGTAATAGCATTAAAAGTTTCTGAGGGAATTATATCTGACGTAAAAATAAGATTCCCAGATTCTGATGGTGAATTTGTTACTGATGGAAAACCTAGAAAAGGGAAAACAAAAGATTGGGTCATAAAGAGAGAATTAAAAACGCAACCTGGTTCAATATTTAATAGAAAAATTTTGGAAGCAGATATCGGTAGACTCTATGCCACATCATTATTTGATGATGTAAAGGTTTCTCTTGGCCCTGATGATTTAAATCCTGATCAAGTCATTATTTTTTTAGATGTGAGCGAGCAAAGAACAGGATCACTTACAGGTGGACTTGGATATAGCAATAGTTCGGGTATCTTTGCCACAATTGGTTTGCAGGAAACAAATGCACTAGGAAGAGCATGGTCTACAAATTTAAATTTAAATTTTGGAGAATATTCAACCACCTATAATTTTTCATTATCTGATCCATGGATTAAAGGAGATAAACATAAAACATCTTTTAGAACAAATATTTTTTTAAGTAGAGATTATCCACAAGAATTTAAAAGTGAAAAGCATGGGAAATTATATTCAGTAGATGATCAAATACCATCTAGCTCTGATAGTTTTTCATCAATAGTTTTAGAAAAAACAGGAGGTGGATTTTCTTTCTCAAGGCCATTTAATGGCGGAGATCCATTTAAGATCTCTAAATGGCGAATTCTTGCAGGAATGAATTTTAAGAAGGTTAAGATGATTGATGGTGATGGAAACAAGAAACCTTATGGTGATAGGACGCCAACCACAACCAGAAATAATATAAGCGATATTATTTGTATTGGATTTACTCCAAATGATGATTCATGCCCTGAAGAAAATACATTAGTGAGTGTTATCGCAAGTACTTCTAGAAATAATTTAAACAATTCCATCAACCCAACTGCAGGAAATAAATTTAGCTTTGGTACTGAACAATTTTTTTCTATGGGGGAAAACTCTCCAACATTTAATAGAATGAGAGCCTCATATTCATTTTTCATTCCAACAAAATTAATAAATTTAACGAAAGCGTGTAAGTCAAGTAATGCTAATAGCGAAGACTGTCCGCAAGCTATTGGATTTCAATTTAAAGCAGGAACTATTCTTGGAGAATTACCTCCTTACGAAGCATTTTGTATGGGAGGAACATCATCTGTTAGAGGTTGGGGATCTTGTGATTTGGCTGTAAGTAGAAGTTTTGTTGAGGGTACAGTAGAATATAGATTCCCAGTTTGGAGAATGATATCAGGAGCTTTATTTGTCGATGGTGGAAGTGATTTAGGCTCTCAAAAGGACGTTCCTGGAAAACCAGGTAAATTATTGAAGAAATCAGGTTCTGGTTTTTCCCTTGGAGGGGGAGTTGGGGTTAAAACACCAATAGGTCCACTAAGATTAGATTTTGCTAGCAAAGACCTAAGTGGAGATTGGAGATATACACTTGGAGTTGGATGGAAGTTTTAA
- the purD gene encoding phosphoribosylamine--glycine ligase has product MGSHSPSSRSSIRLENILIIGNGGRENSLAWAIQKNELVKKVYLIPGNAGSERINKCKRIKIDINNKNELVEKLDFLKIDLVVIGPEIPLANGLADFLRKKNFKVFGPNKDGAKLEFSKSWAKEFMQDANIPTANFWKVNSLEEAKKIINSASIPLVVKADGLASGKGVFIPNSKDECFAAAESIFNGRFGNSGNIVVLEEKIQGPEVSVFALCDGKRYTLLPTAQDHKRLNEKDKGPNTGGMGAYSPAPLLTEAYLDRIIKEIIEPTIDELNKRNIDYRGVIYFGLMITESGPKVIEYNCRFGDPECQTIMPLMDQNFVFLLEKCSMGNLTSGEKINTSDKVSGCVIATSQGYPFEYETGFEINIGKIDSNDCQIFDSGTSSNENGKLLTSGGRVLSVVCQDKDFDLVFEKAYKNLKKIHFKGIYFRNDIGYQVRKNFSKEN; this is encoded by the coding sequence ATGGGAAGTCATTCACCAAGTTCTAGGAGCTCTATTAGATTAGAAAATATATTAATAATTGGAAATGGCGGGAGAGAAAACTCTTTGGCTTGGGCTATTCAAAAAAATGAATTAGTTAAAAAAGTTTATTTAATACCTGGCAACGCTGGTTCAGAAAGAATAAATAAATGTAAAAGAATAAAAATTGATATAAATAATAAAAATGAACTAGTTGAAAAGCTTGATTTTTTGAAAATAGATTTAGTTGTTATCGGACCAGAAATACCTCTAGCAAATGGATTAGCTGATTTTCTTCGCAAAAAAAATTTTAAAGTATTTGGTCCTAATAAAGATGGAGCAAAATTAGAATTTAGTAAATCTTGGGCAAAGGAATTTATGCAAGACGCAAATATTCCAACTGCAAACTTTTGGAAAGTCAATTCTTTAGAAGAAGCCAAAAAAATCATCAATTCAGCATCAATTCCATTGGTAGTAAAAGCAGATGGTCTAGCTTCAGGTAAGGGTGTTTTTATTCCTAATTCAAAAGATGAATGCTTTGCAGCTGCAGAGTCAATTTTTAATGGTAGATTTGGCAACTCTGGGAATATAGTTGTTCTAGAAGAAAAAATTCAAGGGCCAGAAGTTTCAGTTTTTGCTTTATGCGATGGGAAGAGATACACATTACTTCCAACCGCCCAAGATCACAAAAGACTTAATGAGAAAGATAAAGGACCAAATACAGGTGGTATGGGAGCCTATTCTCCTGCCCCATTATTAACAGAAGCTTACCTTGACAGAATTATTAAAGAGATAATTGAACCTACAATAGATGAATTAAATAAAAGAAATATTGACTATAGAGGTGTAATTTACTTTGGGTTAATGATCACAGAATCTGGGCCTAAAGTTATAGAATACAATTGCAGATTTGGTGATCCAGAATGCCAGACAATAATGCCTTTGATGGATCAGAATTTCGTATTTCTTTTAGAGAAATGTTCAATGGGAAATTTAACTAGTGGTGAAAAAATTAATACATCTGATAAAGTTAGCGGTTGTGTAATAGCGACCTCACAAGGTTATCCTTTCGAATATGAAACTGGATTTGAAATAAATATAGGTAAGATTGATTCGAATGATTGTCAAATTTTCGACTCAGGTACCTCTTCTAATGAAAATGGGAAATTATTAACTAGTGGAGGAAGAGTCTTAAGTGTTGTCTGCCAAGATAAAGATTTCGATTTGGTTTTTGAAAAAGCATACAAGAATTTAAAAAAAATCCATTTTAAGGGAATTTACTTCAGAAATGACATAGGTTATCAAGTCAGAAAAAACTTTTCAAAGGAGAATTAA
- a CDS encoding HAMP domain-containing sensor histidine kinase: MVGSNNQESAKYSINDNEEMNKNHWINGLLAWWSGFSLRTKLLAIATLVVSLLMTGITFFALNSIQRDAGMNDTRYARDLGLLLSGNVTELVANNQKKEISNVAEKFWRSSRNLRYIFFTDAEDIVQLGIPISATPTSSDSQFQLTRRLKLPSELKKRPQFPLVRQHATPQGQVTDVFVPMLWKGKYLGTLALGVTPNKKALASAALTREVTIAVFISIWVLVILGAVFNALTITRPVRELVRGVREISRGNFKSRISLPMTGDLGELLNGFNRMATQLENYDEANIEELKAAQIKQQSLIATMADGAILLDSKGKIVLTNPTAKRLFRWEGRFLEGKHFLNEIPEILSNDLHSNIESILNREKEKDDLRFSLGEPARTLRIVLQSVLDTNKIELKGIAVTIQDLTREVELNAAQNRFISNVSHELRTPLFNIKSYVETLHDLKDQLSDEEQIEFLGIANSETDRLTRLVNDVLDLSRLESGKIVQLEQMDIKPAIEQTLRNYRLNATEKNVSLAHDIEETIPPILGNFDLLLQVFDNLLGNGLKFSPKNSTLIIRAYTWPDSCPAFPPSIKNDAAPQCELVSPLPKVRIEIADTGSGISQADQEKIFDRFYRVENSVHTEQGTGLGLSIVRGIIEKHGGEIRMASELGVGTTFWFDLALAQSDKDELLTKAINNSDSFSASEIKEII; encoded by the coding sequence ATGGTGGGTTCCAATAATCAAGAAAGTGCGAAATATAGCATCAATGATAATGAAGAAATGAATAAAAACCATTGGATTAATGGACTCCTCGCTTGGTGGAGTGGGTTCAGTTTAAGGACAAAGTTGTTAGCGATAGCAACTCTTGTCGTAAGCCTCCTAATGACAGGAATAACTTTCTTTGCATTAAACAGTATCCAAAGAGATGCAGGAATGAACGATACAAGATATGCTCGAGATCTTGGCTTATTGTTATCTGGGAATGTTACAGAATTAGTCGCTAACAACCAAAAAAAAGAAATTTCAAATGTAGCTGAAAAGTTTTGGAGATCCAGTCGAAACTTACGTTATATATTCTTTACTGATGCTGAAGATATTGTTCAACTTGGAATACCGATCAGTGCAACGCCGACAAGCTCAGACAGTCAGTTTCAACTCACTCGAAGACTCAAACTACCCTCTGAATTAAAGAAAAGACCACAATTCCCATTGGTTAGACAGCATGCGACCCCTCAAGGTCAAGTAACAGATGTATTTGTCCCAATGTTGTGGAAAGGCAAATATCTCGGAACTTTAGCTTTGGGAGTCACCCCGAATAAAAAAGCATTAGCCAGTGCCGCCTTAACTAGAGAAGTAACTATTGCAGTTTTTATCTCTATTTGGGTTTTAGTAATACTTGGAGCTGTATTTAATGCACTAACTATTACAAGACCCGTCAGAGAGTTAGTAAGAGGTGTTAGAGAAATTTCAAGAGGAAATTTTAAATCCAGAATTTCTTTACCCATGACAGGTGATCTGGGAGAACTCTTAAATGGATTTAACAGAATGGCCACCCAGTTAGAAAATTATGATGAGGCTAATATAGAAGAGCTAAAAGCGGCGCAAATCAAGCAGCAATCCCTGATAGCTACAATGGCTGATGGTGCCATATTATTGGATTCAAAAGGGAAGATTGTACTCACTAATCCAACCGCAAAGAGATTATTTCGTTGGGAAGGGAGATTCTTAGAGGGTAAACATTTTTTAAATGAAATCCCCGAAATTCTATCTAACGACTTACATTCAAATATTGAATCTATTTTAAACAGGGAAAAGGAGAAAGACGATTTAAGATTCAGTTTAGGAGAACCAGCAAGAACCCTAAGAATTGTCTTGCAATCAGTTTTGGATACAAATAAAATTGAATTAAAAGGAATAGCCGTAACAATCCAAGACTTAACTAGAGAAGTTGAACTTAACGCGGCACAAAATAGATTTATTAGTAATGTTTCGCACGAATTAAGGACACCTCTTTTTAATATCAAAAGTTATGTAGAGACCTTACATGATTTAAAAGATCAACTTTCTGATGAAGAACAAATAGAATTTTTGGGAATTGCAAATTCAGAGACTGATAGGTTAACAAGACTTGTAAATGATGTATTAGATTTATCAAGATTAGAGTCTGGTAAAATTGTTCAACTAGAACAAATGGACATAAAGCCCGCAATAGAGCAGACACTTAGAAACTATAGACTTAATGCAACAGAAAAAAACGTTTCTTTAGCTCATGATATAGAGGAAACTATTCCTCCAATTCTTGGAAATTTTGATTTACTTTTACAGGTTTTTGATAATTTGCTGGGTAATGGATTGAAATTTAGTCCAAAAAACAGCACCCTAATTATAAGAGCTTATACTTGGCCAGATTCCTGCCCTGCTTTCCCTCCAAGTATTAAAAATGATGCAGCCCCTCAATGTGAATTGGTATCACCACTACCAAAAGTAAGAATTGAGATTGCTGATACTGGCTCAGGAATATCTCAAGCTGATCAAGAAAAGATCTTTGATCGTTTTTATAGAGTAGAGAATTCTGTTCATACTGAGCAAGGTACCGGTTTAGGTTTGTCAATCGTGCGAGGAATAATTGAAAAACATGGTGGAGAAATTCGTATGGCTAGTGAATTAGGAGTAGGAACAACTTTCTGGTTTGATTTAGCTTTAGCACAATCTGATAAAGATGAATTATTGACAAAAGCTATTAACAATTCAGATTCTTTCTCCGCTTCTGAAATTAAGGAAATTATCTAA